The Salvelinus sp. IW2-2015 linkage group LG4q.2, ASM291031v2, whole genome shotgun sequence genome includes the window gttcttgaaattcactactcgattgcgggaccttagagataattgtgtgtgtgtggtagagagacGGGGTATTATTTTacacggaatgagtccatgcaacttattatgcaatttgttaagcacattttcactcaTGGACTTCTTttagcttgccataacaaaggggtagaatagttattgactcaagacatttgcgCTTTTCATTTTCgatacatttctcaaatgttgtaccaacaaaataacattattgtgtgtagatcagtgacatctCAATTGAACGacattttaattcaggctgtaagataAAATTGTGGCAAAAgtaaaggtgtgtgaatactttctgaaggcactgtacgtactTCAGGGAGTTGAATATGGATGACACGCTTTTTTTTGTTTCCAAATCTTTTGACTTTGAATTTAAATCACAAATCTTTGTCTTTTGTGACTTTTAGGTTTAGAAAAGCAGGAGGCCTGGTTGTGAAGCAGAAAGTAAACAAAATCTCCAGGAACTAAGCAGCCAGGGATATGATGTCATTGTCAACTCCCCCAGTCTGGGGGCCAAGTCTTTAGTAGGGGACTCTCAGGTCTACCCTGTTAGGGGACAGGTCCTGATGGTGTTTATACACACATACCTGAGACGAgagcttgtaaataagcatttcattgtGCTGTGTACACTATGCTGTAgatgacaaactttgatttaaaGGCACAAGCCCCCTGGCTCCAACACTTCATCCGGAATGGTTAAGGGCAGTTCTACATCTACCCAAGGATGCACAGCGTGACGATGGGCGGCACACCAGGCAAGTCCAGTTCAACTTTATTAGAAAACATCATTGCATCATAAAATGAGATGCTCTTTACATGATGATGAGGAATACTCTGAAATAAACAAAATGACATGATGATAAAATAGAAAGGGGGATGCCCAGGTTCTACCACTAAGAACTATAACAACTTTCCACATGTTCACTACAAGTTAAATCTGTATGCTCTTTGGAGCAGTTGATGTCTTTGTGCGACTGTTTGGCTGATTGGTACCGTAGGCAGGCGGACGACCGGCACTTGAAGGTGGATCCAGGGGACAGCCAGGGCATCCTGGAGTACTGTAAGCAGGCTAGAGCCGTCCCTGAGCAGGGCCAGGGTCCTGGGGGTGTCTGTGGGGCTGAGACAGGGTAGGAAGAATGTCCAGGTGGAGAGAGCGCTTGTCCTCCTGGGAGCCGACAGGTACCTGTGGTGCATAACTATGGCCACGGGTGCTGGTCGGGTAGTGTCTCCATGAGATGCCACCCAGGGACATAGTTATGCACCACAGGTACCAggatataataatataaatcacTCACTCTGCACCATTTTCTTTTAAAACAATTAGTGATATTTGCTGCTATAAATGAAAAGAAAGCAATGAATTCCTGAATAGAAAGCAGAGATTTAGCGGTCTTGAAATAAAATGCGAATGATTTCTGAACAGAGGACCTTCAGGACCAGGCTGTAAACAGATGCTCTGCTAGAGATAAATCATGAAAGAATATGATCTATTCACTCGGTATGCCCCCTTTTTTGGTCACAATTAGTGATACCTGCCATTGCACATGAATTAAATGAATGCAAGAATTGAGATTTTGCCGGCTTGATATAAAATGCAATTGATTTAATGAATTGAATCTCTACTGTGAAATAGTGTTAGAAGTCATTTGAATGTTTTGGAAGCTACCAAGACTAATGACATTGAATTCATGCATTTCTGGATTCTACTGAACAGTACTTATGCCATTTAAACATAGCCAAAACCCCTCAGGGAGAAGGATATTTCAGACAAGCAATCAATAAATCGCTGCAGTAGAATAGTATGGCACAGGGGCTTGACATTTCAGTTAGTATTGTTTTAACGCTTGTGTttcttaagggtcaaaaatgacccgccactatgtttaacagcaaaGAAAACTCCCTGAATGATATTtcttcaacttgaaatttgaggacttttcctagagtgaccccaacattagaaaaagtgaaacatcacctttgttcatatttccatgaaagctgtacaccaccaggggaaccaagattgtcttagggtcatttttgacctggCAGttctaaaataatttacacaccacaaaaaccacaaagacacacacacaatgagaaattgagaagtgtgctactgattgaactcagacaaaactaaaactttcttgtgcatgtgcagcatctcccctccacctccccacacatgactcaagttcacagacaaaacaaaaactatttcagacaaaataaacatttattgaaggCATTGTctactaatggggaatgcagtcagagacTATAAAGgcgctgcagatgacagtccccccagttctctccttgctgaagccatgagtgcacgtttcattgcccaacaggtcgtagatcagattttttcagatgtccaggaggaacaagagaacaatgatttagaagaggaggaggtatatgaagaagaagatggggaagaatacaacccagagcacgagGCATCATCTTCAGGTGAAAAAGAAATCACCCAAACTGAAAGAGACTTTTTTGTCaaataacagtaaaataacatggcccttgtcaccatatgacaaccagagcaggatggcagcacaaaatgtcataaggacacaagacatgcagttgcccatgcccaggacatcgcctcaacattctatATGTTCAGCACATCAGCCATCGAAtaaatcatcctggagatgataAATTTGGAGTGTTTCGGTAAATATGGAGACacctggaaaaggatggatgagattgacctgcgtggctacatagggctgctaatcttagcgggtgtgtataggtcccgaggcgaggctacatgtagtctctgggatgcagagagtggaagggcgatTTTCCGTGCCtcgatgccactgaaagtctttcacactttctcaagaatgatacgatttgataaccgtgagtcaagacctgcaagacgtgtgagagacaaactggcggccataagagaggtctgggagaagtgggtagagcgtctgccatacctctacaaccctgggcctgaggtaacagtggatgagcatcTGGTTCCattgaggtacatttttattttcatatctctAATGTATattttcactgttcattttattatgtattgctgtaatatcattgatttgtgtgattgttttctgtgacaccgatactaattactgatagtaatctctttcGTCTAAAGGTCACCGTCCTTTCCTGCAGTATATgcctgtgacgcacaatccagctaTGCTTGGAAGgtgcaagtctacacagggaatctgaccagtggaggcccggagaagaaccaggggattcaggttgtgcttgatgtgacagatggactgagggggcacaatgtcacatgtgacaatttcttcacctcttatgaactcagccagcagctcctgtggaagaagatcaccatggttggcacagttagaaagaacaagcctgagcttcCCCCCTGccctcctcgcaacaagggggagaaaGGCTTtctcaaagtttgccttcacccccactctagtttcttacctcccaaagaggaacaagaatgtggtcctcctgagcacactgcacaaaacgtctgagatcagtgatcgtgaggacaggaagccaggactacaaccacaacaaaggaggcgtggacaacccggacaaggtgattggaacttacagctgcaggattATGACTGCCAGCAGGCTcgtggtcatcttccataacatcattgatgtttcctcatacaatgcctttgtgatatagaacaagatcaaccctacctggatccCTGATAAACgggaggagggtgttcctggagcagctgggaaaggcacttgtaactcCACatattcaaagaagggagcgcctctgcagcgcttgtgaaagctgttcagggggctgaatctagCCCTGATCCATCTGAGGCTGCAGATAGGGCAGGCaagagatgccaattctgccccccaaagaaggactgtaaaacaaatactatgtgctgcacatgtgagaaatacatctgcaaagtccatgcacacacacttgcatacggTCCTACATGTGCAATGGTTAAAAAATGGGAGaggactagtattttgtagttgaattcctcattgtacagtatatatatatatataagaatatCTCACTATATTgcccaaaaaagttcaagactgctattgtttcccttcaataaaatgcattcaaaactactttctgcacatttctgctactttcttaggctatacaagtgccaTCTCTTGCTAaattgtttacacctatgcagtacctttagcaataataataataataataataataaacctctactttagtaaagaaaacaattatgacaggtgtgttgtaataaaaacgagtggcgtccactgattaaatgcagtctttctacattgtgaagagggaaaacccagatattcacaaagtttgtgatgaatgacaggttttttcttcatgcaaaatagatttggggtttaaaattcaattaagctgctttattttaggggtttagtgaaggcaggccatttttgacccttaggacaaggggagtatacagaatgttaaggcTACACGTGTTCAGAtgtctcaattttttttaaacattttaacttTCCAGAAAAGGTACATTGAaagaaaatattttgtattgctTTAATGGCACTCAACCTTATACAATatttaaatgaagaaaaaaataataaaatcagtAGTCAGTCACAGTATTTCATGTACACTATTCACATGATAGCTTAGAAATGGTCATAATAGTTTAGAATCAAAGGTAAATGACTTGATATGAAACCTTGATAGGAAACCCAGTAAGCTGCAGTAAATTATATTTGTGTCAGTTGTCAGTCACTGCTGTTAGTCCAAGCGCTAGGGTCTGTGGCTTTTGACACACCTGGGGGTATGGAGGATAGGAAAAACCATTTAGAGCATTGTCATTAAGATAATGCTACCCTGAACCTATTGTAGTTCTAAAGAAGGAATAAATTAAGACTGTAGTAGTATAGAAGGTCACTCACTGCCATGCGCTGCTGCCTGCGGAGCTGTGTGAGTCTGAGCAGGTCCATGGCATACATGGTCTCTGTTAGAGGCTGGTTCAGGTCAGTGGCGTACCTCTGGACCAGAGACTGGGGGATTCCATAACGACCATACTGCAGGTGGAGATGGATCAGAGTGAAACACTGGGCTTAAAGGGGCAACATTGTGGGTCCGTCCCAaattagaccctattccctatatagtgcactacttttgaccagagccctatgggccctggccaaaagtagtgcactatatagggaatagggtgccatttgtgaggAAGCCAGTGAATGTGTTGTGTACCATTTTGCATGTAGACAGCACTGTGGATACCTTATGTAACTGAACACAGTACTTACATTGACACACATTGAAATGTATGAGCATAGTACTGCTTCTTAATCCTGAGTGAACACAGTGCTACTTAGCGCCCATAGTACTTAGTACTGCATGAGCATAGTACTACCATAGTACTACTACCAGTACTGTATAATTGTGGTGAGGGTGTACCTTGTCAGAGAAGGGCTCCGCTGTCAGATCTATCCCCTCTGACTCCAGTCTTTCCTCCAGGAGGGGTCCCAGGTTGACTGACCTGACAGGCATAGTTTCCATTCCCCCAGCAGGCTGCATCCTGTGGGCTTCAGACTGGAGAGGAGAGTCCGCAAGGTCACAGTCTGAGATACAGGTTTGGGTTGCCGGGTCTGAGCTGCACGGTTGGGTTGTTGCCTCTGTAATAACGTCATCCTTTAAAGAGGTGCCATCTAAAGAGAAGAGCTTATAGGCACTACCACCGTCACTGGTCATTGCTGGGGGTGATGATGGTATACATGGGTTTGACAGGAAAGGCTTGGCTGAACGATGCTTGGGCCTACGTCCTGGTGCTGGAGTGGATATTTTGAGGTGTGTGTATGGAAGGAGGTCTGTTAACCTGGGAACTCCCATGTCCAACTCTAACGTATCAGACAGAACACTACAAGGTGAGGTGAGCAGTGGTTGTGAGGACAGGAAAGATCCTTCAGAGTGTGTCGACAACTGCTGTAGGGCCTCTTGTGTAGGGTAGCCCTGTCCCTTAGCCTTGGACATGGTGGTATGAGCTGGCGTCATGTCTTCCAGGGTGTGGAGCTCAGTGGTGTGGAGGCCCTGGTCTGAGTGAAGCTCCCCCAGGGGGAGCAGCCCCAGGGCTGTGGGAGTAGGCTTACCTGCCAGGCCCAAGTTATCACAGCTCCAGCTCCTCAGTGGCATGGCTCTGTGGGTGTGACTGCGATGGCTCTGGCTCTGCGATGGTAAGGTAGTGGACTGgtgctctggtctggtctgtaaGATGGTCTTGCTGGGGTGGATCAGGGGGAGGCTGGGGTGGGTCGGGGTGGGGGGGAGGCCGGGGGACTCTGGGGATGGGAGGTGACTGGATTGAAAACCAGACGAGGACCTGCTCATGGAAGAAGACGTCTTTTTGCCCCTCCCTCCTGAAACAAACAGGTACAGGTGTGTGCATAATGCACATCATTTGTTACTTATTTTATTATATGAAGCTCTTTCCAGAGGAAAAtagaaatacaaagaaaaaaagaagagtaTTTATTGAATTGTGAAAGTTGACTGGTATACAATGGTTGTCCGGTAGGAATTGATGGTGAGTGAAATGAAAGGAGGCAGAAATAAGCAGGTAGAGGCCGGTCTAGTACACCACTGAGTAGTTTATTCCATCCCCGGGCTCTCACTCGGACAGTGGCACACTTCAGAACTGCTCAAAGACTGTCGTTATGTCCCAAtgggcaccctattacctatgtagtgcactatgggccttggtcaaaaggaaaagggtgccgtttgggacttgACCTAATATATCTCAGCCAGTATTGCTCCTAGCATCAGAAGTGCTATGGGAAGATTGCAATGAGCTGTATTTAACACAGATTTGAAGGTTTCCTCAACTCTAATACACAGCTTATATCTTAGACATTTGAATCATTTGTTTCAGTCACAACTATGCATTTTGATGCGCCCACAATTATTGAACCCAAAAAATGTTGCGTCCCCATTTTGCCAAGTATAATTGAACCATTTATTAAATCTTAATATTATTTGCATAATGCAGGTCTGTATTTAAGCACATCATAAAATATTGTGCAACATATGGTTCTGAACTAGAAaaatatacacacaaatacagcaAAAATCGAGAGAGAAATACAAGTGTGGAAAATACTCTTGACGTCAAACTCTCCACAGAGGCTGTTGACATTCACAACAGCCTACAAAAATCAGCACCATTCCTTATGCTATACATGATTTTAAAGACTAAACCCAAAGCAAACAACCACAATAAGAATGGTATATAAGCAAGCTTTCACAGTAAATATGTAAGTAGTACTGacaagtatttattttttaaactacagCTTATCGTCACACCTTTGGTTCAACAGTCACCATTTTCAGCAAATGCAAAACCACCATCACGCAGTACACGAAGACAAAACTCTTCCTGTATAGGTCTAGAAACAGTCCTACGGAACACATACAGTAGTACAGGTCTCTGAAAATAATTTAGTTACTGAGTGAGTGTAAAAGAGTTAGCtgtcctctccctgtcttttCTACACAGGCAGAGATATATACCATCCCATCAGTTCAGTTCTTCCCCGTTTTCAATgaagggaaaatacatttttgcaacaaaaaaattcaGTCAGAAGATCAATGCCTGTAATTTAAAAAGCTCTgcgtaagagtgctgatctaggatcaggtcacccTGCTGTCTATATAATCGTATTCATTAGCTCTAAAACGCAAAACTGATCCAAAATCAGTCCAAAATTAGGAGCCCATAGCCTTTAGATAGAGAATGAGGTGGTTGGAGAAGACCCATGGCAGCaagaagaggatgaagaagaggagagtcAGAGTGGAGTCAGGCTGTCGTTACCGTTCTCCAGATTCTCGTTGCTCTCGTAGCAGCCAGAGTCTCGTGGGAAGTCCCCCAGGAGGCCCCGGCGGTCCAGTAACAGCTTCTCCTGAGAACCCCCTGTCTGGCTGCTACGGTCCGGGTCGCTGCTACCTGTAGGGCACAGTAACACCAGCAGAGGGACGTCAACGGaatggagtcaaacgtggtttccatgtttgaAAACTTTCCatttattccactccagccattacaacgagccagtcctcttatagctcctcccaccagcatccTCTGGTGTCTATGTGCGTGTACTAACCGTCGTACTCCTGCAGAAGCTCCACAGCGGTGAGCAGCAcagccctgtgttgagggtctcCGATGTCAAGCTCGTCTAGATCCTCCTCTTCCAGAAGCTTAAAGGTATCCAGGTCCTCATAGCCGTTGAAGAGGAAAGTGGGCAGGTGCTCCTGGGGCAAAGGATAGGGGAAGGCTTTGGTCAcgtagtcaacacacacacacacacacagtcatggctttagaagcttctgataggctaattgacataatttgagtcaattggaagtgtacctgtggactTATTTcaagacctacagttgaagtcggaagtttacatacacctaagccaaatacatttaaactcagtttttcacaattcctgacatttaatcctagaaacaattccctgtcttcggtcagttaggatcaccactttattttaagaatgtgaaatgtcagaataatagtagagagaattgttccttccagcttttatttctttcatcacattcccagtgggtcagaagtttacatacactcaattagtatttggtagcatttcctttaaaattgcttaacttgggtcaaacgtttcgggtagccttccacaagcttcccacaataagttgggtgaattttggcccattcctcctgacagagctggtgtaactgagtcaggtttgtaggcctccttgctcgcacacgctttttcagttcttcccacaaattttctataggattgaagtcagggctttgtgatggccacttcaataccttgagtttgttgtccattttgccacaactttggaagtatgcttggggtcattgtctgtttggaagacccatttgcgaccaagctttaacttcctgactgatgtctggagatgttgcttcaatatatccacataatttcccctcatgatgccatctattttgtgaagtgcaccagatcctcctgcagcaaagcaccctcacaacatgatgctgccacccccgtgctccacactttatcctccaaacataacgatggtcattatggccaagcagttctatttttgtttcatcagaccagaggacatttctccaaaaagtatgatctttgtccccatgtgcagttacaaactgtagtttggcttttttaaaggtggtttttgagcagtggcttcttccttgctgagcggcctttcaggttatgtcgatataggactcgttttactgtggatatagatacttttgtaccggtttcctccaacatcttcacaaggtcctttgctgttgttctgggattgatttgcacttctcgcactaaagtacgttcatctctaggagacagaatgcatctccttcctgagcggtatgacggctgcatggtcccatggtgtttatacttgcgtactattgtttgtacagatgaacgtggtactttcaggcgtttggaaattgctcccaaggatgaaccagacttgtggaggtctacaaaaaagattctgagttcttggctgatttcttttgattttcctatgatgtcaagcaaagaggcattgagtttgaaggtaggtcttgaactacatccacaggtacacctccaattgactcaaattatgtcaattaggctatcagaagcttctaaagccatgacatcgttttctggaattttccaagctgtttaaaggcacagtcaacttagtgtatgtaaacttctgacccactggaattgtgatacagtgaattataactgatatattctgtctgtaaataattgttggaaaaatgacttgtgtcatgcacaaagtagatgtcctaatcgacttgccaaaactatagtttgttaacaagaaatttgtggagtggttgaaaaaggagttttaatgactacaacctaagtgtatgtaaatttccgacttcaactctatatataACAAGAGGAGGAGGATATTAACAGCATTCAAGTGTGTGAGTGTCTACAATTACTGTAGGGTTGTTACTATGAGGTTGAGTGTGTGAGTTTGTCTGTGTTTATACTGTACAAGTCTAGTCATTACTTTGAGGTTGATGCGTTCCAGGAGTTCCTCTACAGAGGTGGGTTTGGGCTGCCGTCCCTTCCTCCTCCGTCGGGTGTGTTTAGGTTTGTCTTCCTCCTCAGCCAGAACGTCTACGTAGATGAACTTAAATGTTCCCACCTTACTGTTCAGCAGGCCCATCCACGTCCCCATTGGAGGCTTGCTGATGATGTCAATCACATCACCTCTCTGCAAAACAAGAACAAACACTGTGATTGGTCCATTTGGATAAtgataatatatgtgtgtgtgtgtgtgtgtgtgtgtgtgtgtgtgtgtgtgtgtgtgtgtgtgtgtttgtgtgtgtgtgtgtgtattaccttcAGTTTGAGAGAGTCAGTGTCGTAGGGGCTGGGGGTGAAGTCAGTGTGCACCATAGCTCGACCACAGAAGGGTCCTCTGTAGGGAAgttcatcctcctctccatcctcagacTTCACACTCTCTCTGTTGCTGTTGGAGGAGTCTGTGGTGCCCACTGTCTGACCACCTGCAGACAACAAGAGATGAGAGGGTCGTTCAAAGGATCTAAACCACATCGAGATCTCTGGAAAATGAACATGCAAGAGTTGTCTGTTCTGCCTGCTGGTCACTGTAAATAACAGGTTCACTTTGGAATTAAGCTGAGTATAGGCCACATACAAGACAAATAAATGTGGACCCAGACAGACCCCCAACACCTACCCCCAAACACAGGTGGTACTTACTCATGGAGCTCTGTCCACTGAGGGAGCTCCTCAGGCTCTCCACTGACCCTCCAGCCTTCAGCTTGGGTTTCTCCAgtgagtctgtgtctgtgtggctgtggGGGGACTGGGGCCCGCTGGACATACGGTCTGGGCTTAACTGGAAggcaagaagaagaaactacagaTTTATTACATGGTTACTACACGTTCCCTCTAGCTTAATCTCTCAATCGTCATGAACCAACTCCAACGAATTGCCACCAGGGACACGAGCTAGATTGTAAGTACGGTTTGACCATTGGGTCATTTTGCGTACGATTTGCATCAAGTCTGACGTACCTGTTCAGAGAGAGCGCAGTGGTATCTCTTGGAGATGCGTTTTCTCATGGTTTCTTTCACGGACTTCACTTTCTTGCCCAAAGAGATTCGATGGTTCGTCTGTGGAGACTTGACTACGCCTTTCACACTGGCATCCCCATCTTTGTTCTAAAATTAGTATGAAGTATGGGAGGTCTGGAAACAAAAGCATTGGAAAACAAAAAATCCCAACTCAATGATTCAACTGATTGTTAAACTACTTACAGTGAGATCCTGATCTCCGGTGACCATGTGCAGAGACCGGTTGGTCAGATCAAACCCACCAAAGCTACAGGTTCTCTGTGACACAAAGGAGGAAATCAATAAACCACCTTAAAACTATCACTTCCAAATGGAGATATTGACAGGTTCATCAAACCAAGCACATGCGACAGTGTGGTTCATTGTGACGATAGTTTTGACGATAGTTTTGGACTGAGTGAACATCCAACCGGTCCTagcctgttcccagatctgtttgtgctcatGCCAACGcaattgctgtcattgtcaagccaaacattacaattccataaggagttggcaagggagcagaaacagactggcacccaggctaaacTGTCCCTGACTAAAGATATAGAAACTACACAGTGCATACACTAATTcctaaacggcaccctattccctaatatagtgttctgcttttgacaagagccatgttggtagtgcactatatagagaataggttgccatttgggatccgGCCAAACATTACTCACCCCATGGTAGCTGAGTGGGCCGATTACTCTCCTGATCTCTCCATCCGTGACTGACCGGGCCATCCTGGGTCCATCCTCTCCACCACCAACCTCTATCTCTGACAGGGAGGAACCACTACCCCCGGCCCTCACGTCGCCGCTGGGGCCTGTGTCCGGGTATCTCCCTGGGCTACAGGCTGGGCTGGATCCTCCTGCATCATCAGGTAAAAGGAGAGAATGTGCTCAACTCTTATCATCTTGCTTAAAACAAATGAAGGGTGCTTGGAAACAAAAAAAGATCACATAAAAAATAACTGGGATATAAGTAGCAATTGAAGCTTAGTTTC containing:
- the sash1b gene encoding SAM and SH3 domain-containing protein 1 isoform X4 translates to MMRTGPSLVYEWLQTIQLPQYLEAFVDNGYDDLEVCKQIGDADLDAIGVHSQHHRQKVLNAVKKLREEDKKKAPGLYFTLEPLNPSPLSPLLGTSTTLITDGENDFQWSRSWTESNQEEVGNGGHQQSPCPTNHNLSLTDGCKELVTNPKLKLKVLNRDKLVKDGVNLNESPCTYKDGSFGTFEDLAQEYSENYSTSLADVQDRMEEICKRKLVQVAESEMDSLGLSSSSAVSTPETERRLSMHKSSSEDASEGKWDGKRQKNKSFWQNFRKSQKGVVRQTTRSEDIGFVASDITMSDEERIQLMMMVKEKMISVEEALARLKEFESQSRQNCSTDLTEWPDAPSPTVNESSNCNSCEQSDGEQEESGTFRRLHKLVSSSRRVRRKLLRIDESKKPGSDGETESLTMVGPVPGDAMSSLSLYSGVQRKQSGAFHHDDSLASALRDQLTYDLRDSDSLTTSPSSSSLDTCSSNTHTHSLDTVSSTSQRLSTAFSKTGGSSPACSPGRYPDTGPSGDVRAGGSGSSLSEIEVGGGEDGPRMARSVTDGEIRRVIGPLSYHGRTCSFGGFDLTNRSLHMVTGDQDLTNKDGDASVKGVVKSPQTNHRISLGKKVKSVKETMRKRISKRYHCALSEQLSPDRMSSGPQSPHSHTDTDSLEKPKLKAGGSVESLRSSLSGQSSMSGQTVGTTDSSNSNRESVKSEDGEEDELPYRGPFCGRAMVHTDFTPSPYDTDSLKLKRGDVIDIISKPPMGTWMGLLNSKVGTFKFIYVDVLAEEEDKPKHTRRRRKGRQPKPTSVEELLERINLKEHLPTFLFNGYEDLDTFKLLEEEDLDELDIGDPQHRAVLLTAVELLQEYDGSSDPDRSSQTGGSQEKLLLDRRGLLGDFPRDSGCYESNENLENGGRGKKTSSSMSRSSSGFQSSHLPSPESPGLPPTPTHPSLPLIHPSKTILQTRPEHQSTTLPSQSQSHRSHTHRAMPLRSWSCDNLGLAGKPTPTALGLLPLGELHSDQGLHTTELHTLEDMTPAHTTMSKAKGQGYPTQEALQQLSTHSEGSFLSSQPLLTSPCSVLSDTLELDMGVPRLTDLLPYTHLKISTPAPGRRPKHRSAKPFLSNPCIPSSPPAMTSDGGSAYKLFSLDGTSLKDDVITEATTQPCSSDPATQTCISDCDLADSPLQSEAHRMQPAGGMETMPVRSVNLGPLLEERLESEGIDLTAEPFSDKYGRYGIPQSLVQRYATDLNQPLTETMYAMDLLRLTQLRRQQRMAVCQKPQTLALGLTAVTDN
- the sash1b gene encoding SAM and SH3 domain-containing protein 1 isoform X1; protein product: MMRTGPSLVYEWLQTIQLPQYLEAFVDNGYDDLEVCKQIGDADLDAIGVHSQHHRQKVLNAVKKLREEDKKKAPGLYFTLEPLNPSPLSPLLGTSTTLITDGENDFQWSRSWTESNQEEVGNGGHQQSPCPTNHNLSLTDGCKELVTNPKLKLKVLNRDKLVKDGVNLNESPCTYKDGSFGTFEDLAQEYSENYSTSLADVQDRMEEICKRKLVQVAESEMEKVELVPTSLQLRSPIQDSLGLSSSSAVSTPETERRLSMHKSSSEDASEGKWDGKRQKNKSFWQNFRKSQKGVVRQTTRSEDIGFVASDITMSDEERIQLMMMVKEKMISVEEALARLKEFESQSRQNCSTDLTEWPDAPSPTVNESSNCNSCEQSDGEQEESGTFRRLHKLVSSSRRVRRKLLRIDESKKPGSDGETESLTMVGPVPGDAMSSLSLYSGVQRKQSGAFHHDDSLASALRDQLTYDLRDSDSLTTSPSSSSLDTCSSNTHTHSLDTVSSTSQRLSTAFSKTGGSSPACSPGRYPDTGPSGDVRAGGSGSSLSEIEVGGGEDGPRMARSVTDGEIRRVIGPLSYHGRTCSFGGFDLTNRSLHMVTGDQDLTNKDGDASVKGVVKSPQTNHRISLGKKVKSVKETMRKRISKRYHCALSEQLSPDRMSSGPQSPHSHTDTDSLEKPKLKAGGSVESLRSSLSGQSSMSGQTVGTTDSSNSNRESVKSEDGEEDELPYRGPFCGRAMVHTDFTPSPYDTDSLKLKRGDVIDIISKPPMGTWMGLLNSKVGTFKFIYVDVLAEEEDKPKHTRRRRKGRQPKPTSVEELLERINLKEHLPTFLFNGYEDLDTFKLLEEEDLDELDIGDPQHRAVLLTAVELLQEYDGSSDPDRSSQTGGSQEKLLLDRRGLLGDFPRDSGCYESNENLENGGRGKKTSSSMSRSSSGFQSSHLPSPESPGLPPTPTHPSLPLIHPSKTILQTRPEHQSTTLPSQSQSHRSHTHRAMPLRSWSCDNLGLAGKPTPTALGLLPLGELHSDQGLHTTELHTLEDMTPAHTTMSKAKGQGYPTQEALQQLSTHSEGSFLSSQPLLTSPCSVLSDTLELDMGVPRLTDLLPYTHLKISTPAPGRRPKHRSAKPFLSNPCIPSSPPAMTSDGGSAYKLFSLDGTSLKDDVITEATTQPCSSDPATQTCISDCDLADSPLQSEAHRMQPAGGMETMPVRSVNLGPLLEERLESEGIDLTAEPFSDKYGRYGIPQSLVQRYATDLNQPLTETMYAMDLLRLTQLRRQQRMAVCQKPQTLALGLTAVTDN